The proteins below are encoded in one region of Lactuca sativa cultivar Salinas chromosome 3, Lsat_Salinas_v11, whole genome shotgun sequence:
- the LOC111904582 gene encoding adenylate isopentenyltransferase gives MRPPFLPISSSTHHHPFNFFNSFLSFRWVHCVRMEPATTTALSPNTRRRHRKIVVIMGPTGAGKSRLSIDLATRFFKNSEIINSDKMQVYRRLDITTNKITMQEQHGVRHHLLGAFDPTQSVVNPHDFRKIASDAISDITSRRGLPLIVGGSNSFIYSLVTKRFDPKSDVFNGPNPDPVSSELRYKCCFIWVDVCLPVLNQYLCKRVDEMLDSGMLEELSEFFSSGEHLTVKRSGLGQAIGVPELEAYFRTGNGTESDAVYSEGVRRIKDNTCQLAKRQVGKILRLKDGGWDLKRIDATEAFMAVLTADSGGGRVAEIWEKQVVETSVKIVKQFLEE, from the coding sequence ATGAGACCACCATTTTTGCCTATATCATCATCAACCCATCATCACCCCTTCAACTTTTTCAATTCTTTTCTCAGTTTCCGGTGGGTTCATTGCGTCCGTATGGAACCCGCTACCACCACCGCTTTATCACCCAACACTCGTCGCCGCCACCGGAAAATAGTCGTCATCATGGGTCCAACCGGGGCTGGGAAGTCTCGTCTCTCTATTGACCTCGCAACTCGATTCTTTAAAAACTCAGAGATTATAAACTCGGATAAAATGCAGGTCTATCGTCGACTTGATATCACCACTAACAAAATCACAATGCAAGAACAGCACGGcgtccgccaccacctcctcggAGCGTTTGACCCAACTCAATCGGTTGTGAACCCACACGATTTCCGGAAAATCGCATCGGATGCCATCTCCGATATTACATCCCGCCGTGGGTTGCCGCTTATCGTCGGAGGTTCAAACTCATTCATCTACTCACTCGTTACAAAACGATTCGACCCGAAATCGGATGTATTCAACGGACCAAACCCAGACCCCGTCAGCTCAGAGCTCCGATATAAATGTTGTTTCATTTGGGTGGATGTCTGCTTACCGGTTTTAAACCAGTATTTATGCAAACGGGTGGATGAGATGCTGGATTCGGGTATGTTGGAGGAGCTATCGGAGTTTTTCAGTTCCGGCGAACATTTAACGGTGAAGCGGAGCGGGTTGGGGCAGGCGATCGGAGTTCCAGAGCTGGAAGCGTATTTCCGTACCGGTAATGGAACGGAGTCCGATGCGGTGTATAGTGAGGGAGTGAGGAGGATAAAGGACAATACGTGTCAGCTAGCGAAGAGACAAGTGGGTAAGATCCTACGGCTGAAGGACGGCGGGTGGGATTTAAAGAGAATTGATGCAACAGAGGCGTTCATGGCGGTATTGACGGCGGATTCAGGCGGAGGAAGGGTGGCGGAAATATGGGAGAAGCAAGTGGTGGAAACAAGCGTAAAGATCGTGAAGCAATTCTTGGAGGAGTAG